The genome window CCATACAAATAGTAACTTTGTATTTTTCACCTAATCTTATTTCAATGAAATATTTTGCTATTATCATCAGATAAAAGCAGCTCGAGTCAAATTTAACTTCCAGGCTCAGTCGCCAAGGTGAGTTGCCAGATTGTattaaactaaaaacatagtAAATAAGTATTAAAGCACAGCTCCACCAACATACAAGAGAACCGGTGGAAAGCACAATGACAACAATGATAGGTCTCAACTTTTGCTCCTCTAGATGCATTGATGTTGTAAATTATTGGGGCTCATGTTTCTCGCTGCATTCATTTCTCACGCAGGGAGCTCACGCTGCATAGAGGCGACATTGTTTACATCCACAGACAGGTAGACAGCAATTGGTTTGAAGGAGAACATCATGGTAGAGCAGGCATCTTTCCCACCACATATGtggaggtaaaaaaacaaaagaaaaagattcATGCTGCCCTTCTCCTCGTCTTTGAATTGAACTTTTCTTGTCACAGGTTCTGTCTCCATCTGAAAAGCCAACGCCTATAAAACCTCCAAGTGTGCAAGTGCTGGAATATGGCGAAGCAGTCGCACTGTACAATTTCAATGCTGACCTTCCAGTTGAACTTCCTTTTCGAAAAGTGAGTTCTGTAATTTTGGTGTAATTTCAGGAATCGTTGTTGGATGACAACCCGCACCGTGGTTTAATTCCGACTTCATTTTCGATTTCTCTGTCTGTCCATGGAGGATAGACGTTCATAGCTGTCAATCGCATCTAGTGAGTTAATTGGAGGACTGTAGTTGAAACCTgggctttttatatttttcaaaacagtatattgtcttattttcttgttttcccttcaaatatatttttgtcactGTAATGGCATGAACTAGGAGGTGATATTATGTGATCTTTGATGACCATAAAGTAAAAAcggtctattttttttgttcataggGGGAAGTAATAAGTGTAACCAGATGTGTCAATGACAAATGGCTGGAGGGGAAAATCACAGGGACCAACCGGAGTGGCATCTTTCCTGCCAGCTACGTTCAGGTCAACAAGATGCCTCGCACCAAATCCTCCACGGACGACTACTCACCAATCTCCCTGTCTCCTGGACCACAAAGTCCAGGGCGTCCCCTCCACTCACCTTGCCTGCAGTCACCATTGTCCCCTCCCAGCCCCGCAAGCATCAGCCCCAAGCGAGAGCACTCCCCCCAGCATCCATCTTCACCTCTGACTTATGGCACAgctgcacactcacactcgcaTCTGTCAAAAGAATCTGGCAATCGGTGGCCCCACAATTCCTCTAAACCTGCTTCACCAGCCAACCACAACACTTTCAGCTCTGCATCACCTTCTGCTTGGTCAGCCACATCTGCACATAGCACAGTGAACACTCCCAGATACAATGATTCCTCACAGGTCTGCCCACATTGCCTCCTGTGGAAAGTCACTCCATGTCCACATCTGTTAcgcttttgattttatttgagaCATTTCATTCTTCTTTCCAGGGTGCTTACACCAATCCCGCTGCCAACTCCTTCCTACCCGCACAGGCGTCAAACGCCGCTGGGTCCACAGTGGTGCAACATAAACCGTAATACAGTACATCAGTTTCATTTTAGAAtgataaaatatgtataaatcaAAGGTGGGGTGCGGTAACTCTATggtgtgattttgtttttgctaCAGATATCAAGCTGTCTACAACTACAAACCGCAAAATGCAGATGAGTTGGAGCTCAGGGAAGGCGATATTGTACAAGTCATTGAGAAATGTGATGATGGCTGGTTTGTAGGTGAGATgctaaatattttattcaaaggaacattcatgtttttttagttcttCCCTCTAGCGCAAGGGtgacagactcgggttggttcgcgggccgcattaacgtcaacttgatttcatgtgggccggaccattttagatgtaatattttgagtgttttttttttaaataaatggattaaaagaattaatttttttatagatctaaaacaatgtttattttagcttttttcatatatttttagattttacaaaatgatttttgaactaaaaacacagaaaaaattgatgaaaaaattacaattattgatttaaaagggggaaaatcagttaatttaatatacatctatactcttcattttaatttgatcctgaaacaaagttagcactcatgatttactttcccgggccacacaaaatgatgcggcgggccagatttggcccctgggctgccactttgacacatgctctaGCGGATATTATCCAAAATTGCAGGCAGAACTTCTATCATGAGCATCCTAGCAGAAAGaatcttttttaataaattaatgtaATACAGAATTTCATTTTGATGATGTGCAATAGTAAAAAAGCAGTGTTTTCAAGAAGccattcaaattgaaaaaaataattgcacctgtttttgtgtctattagtgtttgtgtgcatgagtataagTGACGTCACAAAATGGCTGTGCTCCTAAGTGATGTCCTTTTATATTCTTacatattttctccattatcagTGGTCTAAGAAATTTGCGTTTGACATTCTTAAATACTTTTAGCAACATTGTTTCACATGAAGGCCATTTATACTcggtttttttaatcctttattGTACCAGTGATTGTTTTAGGTTCTTCTAGTTATTGTGATAtattattttccaaatttgTATTCATGTTTCTCATTTTATGTATTCTACAGGTACGTCAGTAAGGACTCAGGCTTTTGGGACTTTCCCGGGAAATTATGTGACACAAGTTTAACTTATTTGACCACTTTCACATGGATTGATTCAAAAGAGCTTCTCAGCTTCACTCGTCACCTACCTAAAGATGGCCATGCATGTTCACTCCTTTT of Stigmatopora argus isolate UIUO_Sarg chromosome 5, RoL_Sarg_1.0, whole genome shotgun sequence contains these proteins:
- the sorbs3 gene encoding vinexin isoform X3 — encoded protein: MQSQLVDEAGCPNGFPREPGGPSGQHIITSPDMTQEVVISPGLPTPPLSPFRALARLPSAEVKGSDINGGGQTPPSFGAYYGPPYGGVTNGVQTSPTREERLIKFSGIGPVDETGMPIAPRSSVNKPRDWYKSMFKQIHKKPDDFEQEDSERWSARCLQVSANNTDEERDKYFRLSPHGALPDWSQDVSELSDPGKQQPKPKSIFDFEPENDVPPVSIPQRYRPPQKQNEKLKSPSVEDTKNKDPIIVSKAGNTNYSNQSVPKKPIHHFVGPSSAFDRLSTANDTMERSSKKEEKKIKAARVKFNFQAQSPRELTLHRGDIVYIHRQVDSNWFEGEHHGRAGIFPTTYVEVLSPSEKPTPIKPPSVQVLEYGEAVALYNFNADLPVELPFRKGEVISVTRCVNDKWLEGKITGTNRSGIFPASYVQVNKMPRTKSSTDDYSPISLSPGPQSPGRPLHSPCLQSPLSPPSPASISPKREHSPQHPSSPLTYGTAAHSHSHLSKESGNRWPHNSSKPASPANHNTFSSASPSAWSATSAHSTVNTPRYNDSSQGAYTNPAANSFLPAQASNAAGSTVVQHKPYQAVYNYKPQNADELELREGDIVQVIEKCDDGWFVGTSVRTQAFGTFPGNYVTQV
- the sorbs3 gene encoding vinexin isoform X1 produces the protein MQSQLVDEAGCPNGFPREPGGPSGQHIITSPDMTQEVVISPGLPTPPLSPFRALARLPSAEVKGSDINGGGQTPPSFGAYYGPPYGGVTNGVQTSPTREERLIKFSGIGPVDETGMPIAPRSSVNKPRDWYKSMFKQIHKKPDDFEQEDSERWSARCLQVSANNTDEERDKYFRLSPHGALPDWSQDVSELSDPGKQQPKPKSIFDFEPENDVPPVSIPQRYRPPQKQNEKLKSPSVEASLVSELSRFEAELDSDIRGLEKRLSQKQQRQGWGEDTKNKDPIIVSKAGNTNYSNQSVPKKPIHHFVGPSSAFDRLSTANDTMERSSKKEEKKIKAARVKFNFQAQSPRELTLHRGDIVYIHRQVDSNWFEGEHHGRAGIFPTTYVEVLSPSEKPTPIKPPSVQVLEYGEAVALYNFNADLPVELPFRKGEVISVTRCVNDKWLEGKITGTNRSGIFPASYVQVNKMPRTKSSTDDYSPISLSPGPQSPGRPLHSPCLQSPLSPPSPASISPKREHSPQHPSSPLTYGTAAHSHSHLSKESGNRWPHNSSKPASPANHNTFSSASPSAWSATSAHSTVNTPRYNDSSQGAYTNPAANSFLPAQASNAAGSTVVQHKPYQAVYNYKPQNADELELREGDIVQVIEKCDDGWFVGTSVRTQAFGTFPGNYVTQV